The following proteins come from a genomic window of Larimichthys crocea isolate SSNF chromosome XV, L_crocea_2.0, whole genome shotgun sequence:
- the ampd1 gene encoding AMP deaminase 1 isoform X4: MPKVLVPETDDKMRAFAEVVFASETKDEDIRDEISLFDVADDCPILHEEMAHHLHTEDDAEKRKRHQRCRTLTVPVASAKATIAPVVSVEVDTPTYLEVPDFQRVAIIGDYASGVTMDDFELSCKGLYRALTIREKYMRLAYQRFPRTASQYLRDIEGGVFKPEDQVQPVFTTPPSNGEDPFDTKDLPKDLGYVARMKDGLIYVYNDAAAADKHQPKDLPCPDYNTFIDDMNFLIALIAQGPTKTYCHRRLKFLMSKFNVHEMLNEMEEMKELKMNPHRDFYNCRKVDTHIHAAACMNQKHLLRFIKKSYRVDADRVVHNLKGREVTMKELFESLHLHPYDLTVDSLDVHAGRQTFQRFDKFNAKYNPVGASELRDLYLKTENHISGEYFATIIKEVASDLEDAKYQYAEPRLSIYGCNPNEWTKLSGWFVKHRVFSPNLKWMIQVPRIYDIFRGRNFVPHFGKMLENIFLPVFQATIDPQSNPDLSIFLKHVTGFDSVDDESKHSGHMFSTKSPKPEEWDIVKNPSYTYYIYYMYANIAVLNQLRRQRGMNTFTFRPHCGEAGAVTHLLASFMTADNISHGLNLKKSPVLQYLYFLTQIPIAMSPLSNNSLFLEYAKNPLLEFHKKGLVVSLSTDDPMQFHYTKEPLMEEYAIAAQVFKLSTCDMCEISRSSVLQSALSHEEKCHFLGQDYLKEGPEGNDIRKTNVAQIRMAYRFETLCYELNLIKEGLKSE, encoded by the exons ATGCCTAAAGTCTTAGTGCCAG AGACCGATGACAAGATGCGGGCCTTCGCGGAGGTAGTCTTTGCGTCTGAGACCAAAGACGAGGACATCCGCGATGAGATCTCTTTGTTTGATGTGGCTGATGACTGCCCCATCCTCCACGAGGAGATGGCCCACCATCTGCACACTGAAGATGATGCTGAGAAACG TAAGAGGCATCAGCGGTGCCGCACCCTTACCGTGCCCGTGGCCTCTGCCAAGGCAACTATTGCCCCTGTAGTGTCAGTGGAGGTGGACACCCCCACCTACCTGGAAGTGCCTGACTTCCAGAGAGTGGCCATCATCGGAGACTACGCCTCCGGG GTGACCATGGATGACTTTGAGCTGTCCTGTAAGGGTCTGTACCGTGCCTTGACCATCAGGGAGAAGTACATGAGGCTGGCCTACCAGCGCTTCCCGCGGACAGCCTCCCAGTACCTGCGTGACATCGAGGGAGGGGTCTTTAAACCTGAAGATCAGGTGCAGCCAG TCTTCACAACACCTCCAAGTAATGGTGAAGATCCCTTTGATACCAAGGACCTGCCAAAGGATCTGGGATATGTCGCTCGTATGAAGGATGGTCTCATCTATGTGTACAACGATGCTGCAGCCGCTGACAAACATCAGCCCAAAGACCTGCCCTGCCCTGACTACAACACCTTCATCGACGATATGAACTTCCTCATTGCTCTCATTGCACAGGGCCCAAC TAAGACTTACTGTCACCGTCGTCTGAAGTTCCTCATGTCTAAGTTCAATGTGCATGAGATGCTGaatgagatggaggagatgaaggagctGAAGATGAACCCCCACAGGGACTTCTACAACTGCAGGAAG GTGGACACCCACATCCACGCTGCTGCCTGCATGAACCAGAAGCACCTGCTGCGCTTCATCAAGAAGTCTTACCGCGTGGATGCTGACCGCGTCGTGCACAACCTTAAAGGGAGAGAGGTCACTATGAAGGAGCTCTTCGAGTCCCTTCACCTGCACCCTTATGACCTCACCGTGGACTCCCTGGATGTGCATGCT GGCAGACAAACCTTCCAGCGCTTTGATAAGTTCAATGCCAAGTACAACCCTGTTGGAGCCAGCGAGCTACGTGACTTATACCTGAAGACAGAGAATCACATCAGTGGAGAGTACTTTGCTACCATCATCAAG GAAGTAGCCAGTGACCTGGAGGATGCCAAGTACCAGTATGCTGAGCCTCGTCTGTCCATCTATGGTTGCAACCCTAACGAGTGGACCAAGCTCTCCGGCTGGTTCGTCAAGCACAGGGTCTTCTCCCCAAACCTCAAATGGATGATTCAAGTTCCCAGGATCTA TGACATTTTCAGAGGCAGGAACTTTGTGCCCCACTTTGGCAAGATGTTGGAGAACATTTTCCTTCCTGTGTTCCAGGCCACCATCGATCCACAGTCCAACCCAGATCTCAGCATCTTCCTCAAGCAT GTGACAGGTTTCGACAGTGTGGACGATGAGTCCAAGCACAGTGGTCACATGTTCTCCACTAAGAGCCCCAAACCAGAGGAGTGGGACATCGTCAAGAACCCCTCCTACACCTACTACATCTACTACATGTATGCCAACATCGCTGTGCTCAATCAGCTCCGCAG ACAGAGGGGGATGAACACATTCACGTTCAGGCCTCACTGTGGTGAGGCTGGTGCTGTCACCCATCTGCTGGCTTCCTTCATGACCGCTGATAACATCTCTCACGGCCTCAACCTGAAGAAG AGTCCTGTgctgcagtatctgtacttctTGACCCAGATCCCCATCGCCATGTCCCCTCTCAGCAACAACAGCCTGTTCCTGGAGTACGCCAAGAACCCCCTGCTGGAGTTCCACAAGAAAGGCCTGGTGGTTTCTCTGTCCACCGACGACCCCATGCAGTTCCACTACACCAAG GAACCTCTGATGGAAGAGTACGCCATTGCAGCCCAGGTCTTTAAGCTCAGTACCTGCGACATGTGCGAGATCTCCAGGAGCAGTGTGTTGCAGAGCGCCCTGTCTCACGAG gAAAAGTGCCACTTCCTGGGTCAAGATTACCTGAAGGAGGGTCCAGAGGGCAACGACATCCGTAAGACCAATGTGGCCCAGATCCGTATGGCATATCGCTTTGAGACCCTATGCTATGAGCTCAACCTCATCAAGGAGGGGTTGAAGTCTGAGTAA
- the ampd1 gene encoding AMP deaminase 1 isoform X3, whose translation MPKVLVPGQEKTDDKMRAFAEVVFASETKDEDIRDEISLFDVADDCPILHEEMAHHLHTEDDAEKRKRHQRCRTLTVPVASAKATIAPVVSVEVDTPTYLEVPDFQRVAIIGDYASGVTMDDFELSCKGLYRALTIREKYMRLAYQRFPRTASQYLRDIEGGVFKPEDQVQPVFTTPPSNGEDPFDTKDLPKDLGYVARMKDGLIYVYNDAAAADKHQPKDLPCPDYNTFIDDMNFLIALIAQGPTKTYCHRRLKFLMSKFNVHEMLNEMEEMKELKMNPHRDFYNCRKVDTHIHAAACMNQKHLLRFIKKSYRVDADRVVHNLKGREVTMKELFESLHLHPYDLTVDSLDVHAGRQTFQRFDKFNAKYNPVGASELRDLYLKTENHISGEYFATIIKEVASDLEDAKYQYAEPRLSIYGCNPNEWTKLSGWFVKHRVFSPNLKWMIQVPRIYDIFRGRNFVPHFGKMLENIFLPVFQATIDPQSNPDLSIFLKHVTGFDSVDDESKHSGHMFSTKSPKPEEWDIVKNPSYTYYIYYMYANIAVLNQLRRQRGMNTFTFRPHCGEAGAVTHLLASFMTADNISHGLNLKKSPVLQYLYFLTQIPIAMSPLSNNSLFLEYAKNPLLEFHKKGLVVSLSTDDPMQFHYTKEPLMEEYAIAAQVFKLSTCDMCEISRSSVLQSALSHEEKCHFLGQDYLKEGPEGNDIRKTNVAQIRMAYRFETLCYELNLIKEGLKSE comes from the exons ATGCCTAAAGTCTTAGTGCCAG GTCAAGAGA AGACCGATGACAAGATGCGGGCCTTCGCGGAGGTAGTCTTTGCGTCTGAGACCAAAGACGAGGACATCCGCGATGAGATCTCTTTGTTTGATGTGGCTGATGACTGCCCCATCCTCCACGAGGAGATGGCCCACCATCTGCACACTGAAGATGATGCTGAGAAACG TAAGAGGCATCAGCGGTGCCGCACCCTTACCGTGCCCGTGGCCTCTGCCAAGGCAACTATTGCCCCTGTAGTGTCAGTGGAGGTGGACACCCCCACCTACCTGGAAGTGCCTGACTTCCAGAGAGTGGCCATCATCGGAGACTACGCCTCCGGG GTGACCATGGATGACTTTGAGCTGTCCTGTAAGGGTCTGTACCGTGCCTTGACCATCAGGGAGAAGTACATGAGGCTGGCCTACCAGCGCTTCCCGCGGACAGCCTCCCAGTACCTGCGTGACATCGAGGGAGGGGTCTTTAAACCTGAAGATCAGGTGCAGCCAG TCTTCACAACACCTCCAAGTAATGGTGAAGATCCCTTTGATACCAAGGACCTGCCAAAGGATCTGGGATATGTCGCTCGTATGAAGGATGGTCTCATCTATGTGTACAACGATGCTGCAGCCGCTGACAAACATCAGCCCAAAGACCTGCCCTGCCCTGACTACAACACCTTCATCGACGATATGAACTTCCTCATTGCTCTCATTGCACAGGGCCCAAC TAAGACTTACTGTCACCGTCGTCTGAAGTTCCTCATGTCTAAGTTCAATGTGCATGAGATGCTGaatgagatggaggagatgaaggagctGAAGATGAACCCCCACAGGGACTTCTACAACTGCAGGAAG GTGGACACCCACATCCACGCTGCTGCCTGCATGAACCAGAAGCACCTGCTGCGCTTCATCAAGAAGTCTTACCGCGTGGATGCTGACCGCGTCGTGCACAACCTTAAAGGGAGAGAGGTCACTATGAAGGAGCTCTTCGAGTCCCTTCACCTGCACCCTTATGACCTCACCGTGGACTCCCTGGATGTGCATGCT GGCAGACAAACCTTCCAGCGCTTTGATAAGTTCAATGCCAAGTACAACCCTGTTGGAGCCAGCGAGCTACGTGACTTATACCTGAAGACAGAGAATCACATCAGTGGAGAGTACTTTGCTACCATCATCAAG GAAGTAGCCAGTGACCTGGAGGATGCCAAGTACCAGTATGCTGAGCCTCGTCTGTCCATCTATGGTTGCAACCCTAACGAGTGGACCAAGCTCTCCGGCTGGTTCGTCAAGCACAGGGTCTTCTCCCCAAACCTCAAATGGATGATTCAAGTTCCCAGGATCTA TGACATTTTCAGAGGCAGGAACTTTGTGCCCCACTTTGGCAAGATGTTGGAGAACATTTTCCTTCCTGTGTTCCAGGCCACCATCGATCCACAGTCCAACCCAGATCTCAGCATCTTCCTCAAGCAT GTGACAGGTTTCGACAGTGTGGACGATGAGTCCAAGCACAGTGGTCACATGTTCTCCACTAAGAGCCCCAAACCAGAGGAGTGGGACATCGTCAAGAACCCCTCCTACACCTACTACATCTACTACATGTATGCCAACATCGCTGTGCTCAATCAGCTCCGCAG ACAGAGGGGGATGAACACATTCACGTTCAGGCCTCACTGTGGTGAGGCTGGTGCTGTCACCCATCTGCTGGCTTCCTTCATGACCGCTGATAACATCTCTCACGGCCTCAACCTGAAGAAG AGTCCTGTgctgcagtatctgtacttctTGACCCAGATCCCCATCGCCATGTCCCCTCTCAGCAACAACAGCCTGTTCCTGGAGTACGCCAAGAACCCCCTGCTGGAGTTCCACAAGAAAGGCCTGGTGGTTTCTCTGTCCACCGACGACCCCATGCAGTTCCACTACACCAAG GAACCTCTGATGGAAGAGTACGCCATTGCAGCCCAGGTCTTTAAGCTCAGTACCTGCGACATGTGCGAGATCTCCAGGAGCAGTGTGTTGCAGAGCGCCCTGTCTCACGAG gAAAAGTGCCACTTCCTGGGTCAAGATTACCTGAAGGAGGGTCCAGAGGGCAACGACATCCGTAAGACCAATGTGGCCCAGATCCGTATGGCATATCGCTTTGAGACCCTATGCTATGAGCTCAACCTCATCAAGGAGGGGTTGAAGTCTGAGTAA
- the ampd1 gene encoding AMP deaminase 1 isoform X2 has protein sequence MPKVLVPEGGSQEKTDDKMRAFAEVVFASETKDEDIRDEISLFDVADDCPILHEEMAHHLHTEDDAEKRKRHQRCRTLTVPVASAKATIAPVVSVEVDTPTYLEVPDFQRVAIIGDYASGVTMDDFELSCKGLYRALTIREKYMRLAYQRFPRTASQYLRDIEGGVFKPEDQVQPVFTTPPSNGEDPFDTKDLPKDLGYVARMKDGLIYVYNDAAAADKHQPKDLPCPDYNTFIDDMNFLIALIAQGPTKTYCHRRLKFLMSKFNVHEMLNEMEEMKELKMNPHRDFYNCRKVDTHIHAAACMNQKHLLRFIKKSYRVDADRVVHNLKGREVTMKELFESLHLHPYDLTVDSLDVHAGRQTFQRFDKFNAKYNPVGASELRDLYLKTENHISGEYFATIIKEVASDLEDAKYQYAEPRLSIYGCNPNEWTKLSGWFVKHRVFSPNLKWMIQVPRIYDIFRGRNFVPHFGKMLENIFLPVFQATIDPQSNPDLSIFLKHVTGFDSVDDESKHSGHMFSTKSPKPEEWDIVKNPSYTYYIYYMYANIAVLNQLRRQRGMNTFTFRPHCGEAGAVTHLLASFMTADNISHGLNLKKSPVLQYLYFLTQIPIAMSPLSNNSLFLEYAKNPLLEFHKKGLVVSLSTDDPMQFHYTKEPLMEEYAIAAQVFKLSTCDMCEISRSSVLQSALSHEEKCHFLGQDYLKEGPEGNDIRKTNVAQIRMAYRFETLCYELNLIKEGLKSE, from the exons ATGCCTAAAGTCTTAGTGCCAG AGGGAGGAA GTCAAGAGA AGACCGATGACAAGATGCGGGCCTTCGCGGAGGTAGTCTTTGCGTCTGAGACCAAAGACGAGGACATCCGCGATGAGATCTCTTTGTTTGATGTGGCTGATGACTGCCCCATCCTCCACGAGGAGATGGCCCACCATCTGCACACTGAAGATGATGCTGAGAAACG TAAGAGGCATCAGCGGTGCCGCACCCTTACCGTGCCCGTGGCCTCTGCCAAGGCAACTATTGCCCCTGTAGTGTCAGTGGAGGTGGACACCCCCACCTACCTGGAAGTGCCTGACTTCCAGAGAGTGGCCATCATCGGAGACTACGCCTCCGGG GTGACCATGGATGACTTTGAGCTGTCCTGTAAGGGTCTGTACCGTGCCTTGACCATCAGGGAGAAGTACATGAGGCTGGCCTACCAGCGCTTCCCGCGGACAGCCTCCCAGTACCTGCGTGACATCGAGGGAGGGGTCTTTAAACCTGAAGATCAGGTGCAGCCAG TCTTCACAACACCTCCAAGTAATGGTGAAGATCCCTTTGATACCAAGGACCTGCCAAAGGATCTGGGATATGTCGCTCGTATGAAGGATGGTCTCATCTATGTGTACAACGATGCTGCAGCCGCTGACAAACATCAGCCCAAAGACCTGCCCTGCCCTGACTACAACACCTTCATCGACGATATGAACTTCCTCATTGCTCTCATTGCACAGGGCCCAAC TAAGACTTACTGTCACCGTCGTCTGAAGTTCCTCATGTCTAAGTTCAATGTGCATGAGATGCTGaatgagatggaggagatgaaggagctGAAGATGAACCCCCACAGGGACTTCTACAACTGCAGGAAG GTGGACACCCACATCCACGCTGCTGCCTGCATGAACCAGAAGCACCTGCTGCGCTTCATCAAGAAGTCTTACCGCGTGGATGCTGACCGCGTCGTGCACAACCTTAAAGGGAGAGAGGTCACTATGAAGGAGCTCTTCGAGTCCCTTCACCTGCACCCTTATGACCTCACCGTGGACTCCCTGGATGTGCATGCT GGCAGACAAACCTTCCAGCGCTTTGATAAGTTCAATGCCAAGTACAACCCTGTTGGAGCCAGCGAGCTACGTGACTTATACCTGAAGACAGAGAATCACATCAGTGGAGAGTACTTTGCTACCATCATCAAG GAAGTAGCCAGTGACCTGGAGGATGCCAAGTACCAGTATGCTGAGCCTCGTCTGTCCATCTATGGTTGCAACCCTAACGAGTGGACCAAGCTCTCCGGCTGGTTCGTCAAGCACAGGGTCTTCTCCCCAAACCTCAAATGGATGATTCAAGTTCCCAGGATCTA TGACATTTTCAGAGGCAGGAACTTTGTGCCCCACTTTGGCAAGATGTTGGAGAACATTTTCCTTCCTGTGTTCCAGGCCACCATCGATCCACAGTCCAACCCAGATCTCAGCATCTTCCTCAAGCAT GTGACAGGTTTCGACAGTGTGGACGATGAGTCCAAGCACAGTGGTCACATGTTCTCCACTAAGAGCCCCAAACCAGAGGAGTGGGACATCGTCAAGAACCCCTCCTACACCTACTACATCTACTACATGTATGCCAACATCGCTGTGCTCAATCAGCTCCGCAG ACAGAGGGGGATGAACACATTCACGTTCAGGCCTCACTGTGGTGAGGCTGGTGCTGTCACCCATCTGCTGGCTTCCTTCATGACCGCTGATAACATCTCTCACGGCCTCAACCTGAAGAAG AGTCCTGTgctgcagtatctgtacttctTGACCCAGATCCCCATCGCCATGTCCCCTCTCAGCAACAACAGCCTGTTCCTGGAGTACGCCAAGAACCCCCTGCTGGAGTTCCACAAGAAAGGCCTGGTGGTTTCTCTGTCCACCGACGACCCCATGCAGTTCCACTACACCAAG GAACCTCTGATGGAAGAGTACGCCATTGCAGCCCAGGTCTTTAAGCTCAGTACCTGCGACATGTGCGAGATCTCCAGGAGCAGTGTGTTGCAGAGCGCCCTGTCTCACGAG gAAAAGTGCCACTTCCTGGGTCAAGATTACCTGAAGGAGGGTCCAGAGGGCAACGACATCCGTAAGACCAATGTGGCCCAGATCCGTATGGCATATCGCTTTGAGACCCTATGCTATGAGCTCAACCTCATCAAGGAGGGGTTGAAGTCTGAGTAA
- the ampd1 gene encoding AMP deaminase 1 isoform X1, whose translation MPKVLVPAEGGSQEKTDDKMRAFAEVVFASETKDEDIRDEISLFDVADDCPILHEEMAHHLHTEDDAEKRKRHQRCRTLTVPVASAKATIAPVVSVEVDTPTYLEVPDFQRVAIIGDYASGVTMDDFELSCKGLYRALTIREKYMRLAYQRFPRTASQYLRDIEGGVFKPEDQVQPVFTTPPSNGEDPFDTKDLPKDLGYVARMKDGLIYVYNDAAAADKHQPKDLPCPDYNTFIDDMNFLIALIAQGPTKTYCHRRLKFLMSKFNVHEMLNEMEEMKELKMNPHRDFYNCRKVDTHIHAAACMNQKHLLRFIKKSYRVDADRVVHNLKGREVTMKELFESLHLHPYDLTVDSLDVHAGRQTFQRFDKFNAKYNPVGASELRDLYLKTENHISGEYFATIIKEVASDLEDAKYQYAEPRLSIYGCNPNEWTKLSGWFVKHRVFSPNLKWMIQVPRIYDIFRGRNFVPHFGKMLENIFLPVFQATIDPQSNPDLSIFLKHVTGFDSVDDESKHSGHMFSTKSPKPEEWDIVKNPSYTYYIYYMYANIAVLNQLRRQRGMNTFTFRPHCGEAGAVTHLLASFMTADNISHGLNLKKSPVLQYLYFLTQIPIAMSPLSNNSLFLEYAKNPLLEFHKKGLVVSLSTDDPMQFHYTKEPLMEEYAIAAQVFKLSTCDMCEISRSSVLQSALSHEEKCHFLGQDYLKEGPEGNDIRKTNVAQIRMAYRFETLCYELNLIKEGLKSE comes from the exons ATGCCTAAAGTCTTAGTGCCAG CAGAGGGAGGAA GTCAAGAGA AGACCGATGACAAGATGCGGGCCTTCGCGGAGGTAGTCTTTGCGTCTGAGACCAAAGACGAGGACATCCGCGATGAGATCTCTTTGTTTGATGTGGCTGATGACTGCCCCATCCTCCACGAGGAGATGGCCCACCATCTGCACACTGAAGATGATGCTGAGAAACG TAAGAGGCATCAGCGGTGCCGCACCCTTACCGTGCCCGTGGCCTCTGCCAAGGCAACTATTGCCCCTGTAGTGTCAGTGGAGGTGGACACCCCCACCTACCTGGAAGTGCCTGACTTCCAGAGAGTGGCCATCATCGGAGACTACGCCTCCGGG GTGACCATGGATGACTTTGAGCTGTCCTGTAAGGGTCTGTACCGTGCCTTGACCATCAGGGAGAAGTACATGAGGCTGGCCTACCAGCGCTTCCCGCGGACAGCCTCCCAGTACCTGCGTGACATCGAGGGAGGGGTCTTTAAACCTGAAGATCAGGTGCAGCCAG TCTTCACAACACCTCCAAGTAATGGTGAAGATCCCTTTGATACCAAGGACCTGCCAAAGGATCTGGGATATGTCGCTCGTATGAAGGATGGTCTCATCTATGTGTACAACGATGCTGCAGCCGCTGACAAACATCAGCCCAAAGACCTGCCCTGCCCTGACTACAACACCTTCATCGACGATATGAACTTCCTCATTGCTCTCATTGCACAGGGCCCAAC TAAGACTTACTGTCACCGTCGTCTGAAGTTCCTCATGTCTAAGTTCAATGTGCATGAGATGCTGaatgagatggaggagatgaaggagctGAAGATGAACCCCCACAGGGACTTCTACAACTGCAGGAAG GTGGACACCCACATCCACGCTGCTGCCTGCATGAACCAGAAGCACCTGCTGCGCTTCATCAAGAAGTCTTACCGCGTGGATGCTGACCGCGTCGTGCACAACCTTAAAGGGAGAGAGGTCACTATGAAGGAGCTCTTCGAGTCCCTTCACCTGCACCCTTATGACCTCACCGTGGACTCCCTGGATGTGCATGCT GGCAGACAAACCTTCCAGCGCTTTGATAAGTTCAATGCCAAGTACAACCCTGTTGGAGCCAGCGAGCTACGTGACTTATACCTGAAGACAGAGAATCACATCAGTGGAGAGTACTTTGCTACCATCATCAAG GAAGTAGCCAGTGACCTGGAGGATGCCAAGTACCAGTATGCTGAGCCTCGTCTGTCCATCTATGGTTGCAACCCTAACGAGTGGACCAAGCTCTCCGGCTGGTTCGTCAAGCACAGGGTCTTCTCCCCAAACCTCAAATGGATGATTCAAGTTCCCAGGATCTA TGACATTTTCAGAGGCAGGAACTTTGTGCCCCACTTTGGCAAGATGTTGGAGAACATTTTCCTTCCTGTGTTCCAGGCCACCATCGATCCACAGTCCAACCCAGATCTCAGCATCTTCCTCAAGCAT GTGACAGGTTTCGACAGTGTGGACGATGAGTCCAAGCACAGTGGTCACATGTTCTCCACTAAGAGCCCCAAACCAGAGGAGTGGGACATCGTCAAGAACCCCTCCTACACCTACTACATCTACTACATGTATGCCAACATCGCTGTGCTCAATCAGCTCCGCAG ACAGAGGGGGATGAACACATTCACGTTCAGGCCTCACTGTGGTGAGGCTGGTGCTGTCACCCATCTGCTGGCTTCCTTCATGACCGCTGATAACATCTCTCACGGCCTCAACCTGAAGAAG AGTCCTGTgctgcagtatctgtacttctTGACCCAGATCCCCATCGCCATGTCCCCTCTCAGCAACAACAGCCTGTTCCTGGAGTACGCCAAGAACCCCCTGCTGGAGTTCCACAAGAAAGGCCTGGTGGTTTCTCTGTCCACCGACGACCCCATGCAGTTCCACTACACCAAG GAACCTCTGATGGAAGAGTACGCCATTGCAGCCCAGGTCTTTAAGCTCAGTACCTGCGACATGTGCGAGATCTCCAGGAGCAGTGTGTTGCAGAGCGCCCTGTCTCACGAG gAAAAGTGCCACTTCCTGGGTCAAGATTACCTGAAGGAGGGTCCAGAGGGCAACGACATCCGTAAGACCAATGTGGCCCAGATCCGTATGGCATATCGCTTTGAGACCCTATGCTATGAGCTCAACCTCATCAAGGAGGGGTTGAAGTCTGAGTAA
- the rassf11 gene encoding ras association domain-containing protein 8, with protein MRSGILIGLNCSSVPPNQNIPSDQTGPSICTTDRTKRLSTMEVKVYVDGIPRVVCGVTAETTCQEVVIALAKALGQAGRYSLRETFKDFTRCMTPNEHLLETLEKYGEMAREVQLTLFHDGSLVLDEMSRTKVGRYQPCPPLRRKDAGTRMRRGSGSLSLHRQSLPPLSCSAQEAKKQKEDLKSPKRKSLTFMEEAREWLESLGKGKVYSTACDKESSKRTDKRNRNSSNVSLIVDKDHSGGSSKSKIRGQKSLNSDLDHQTSCCMGSQTRVKETKHSKKTQEVKSDDLFSSSWATIEDEKNSLIETILCQLNCLQDLQAQIAWIDNQIFELEETQRAKKAEQEAQQRIAQEQIEQIQFWENELKAEVGHEKDLQCRFLEMKAKAMECKPKLEEYKRKLQGLDFFASQNIVQDSEMVSKVGASSTTATTATGISAISTQDLKWQQSDPDGDVNINRKPPPREDLNPPHALVAPNQIKERRATGPTELREWWTRWSEARNSKSQTKQKVIHRSELTIYLGSTKV; from the exons ATGCGTTCAGGAATTTTAATTGGTCTTAATTGCTCAAGTGTTCCTCCCAACCAGAACATTCCCTCAGATCAGACAGGTCCAAGCATCTGTACTACAGACAGGACAAAAAG ATTAAGCACAATGGAAGTGAAGGTATATGTAGATGGTATCCCACGTGTGGTCTGTGGAGTTACAGCTGAAACAACATGCCAAGAAGTGGTCATAGCTTTGGCCAAAGCCCTGG GCCAAGCTGGAAGGTACTCACTACGGGAGACATTTAAAGACTTTACGCGGTGCATGACTCCCAATGAACACCTTCTAGAGACTCTTGAGAAGTATGGCGAGATGGCCAGGGAGGTCCAACTCACACTGTTCCATGATGGATCCTTGGTCTTGGATGAAATGAGCAGGACAAAAGTTGGCAGATATCAGCCCTGCCCACCATTGAGAAGAAAAGATGCAGGCACCAGAATGAGAAGGGGCAGCGGTTCACTAAGTTTGCATCGTCAAAGCTTGCCGCCGTTATCCTGTTCAGCACAAGAGGCTAAGAAGCAAAAAGAGGACCTGAAAAGCCCAAAAAGGAAGTCTCTGACGTTTATGGAGGAGGCCCGGGAATGGCTGGAAAGTCTGGGTAAAGGCAAGGTCTATAGTACCGCTTGTGATAAGGAAAGCAGTAAGAGGACTGATAAAAGGAATCGTAACTCTTCAAATGTTTCTCTTATTGTTGACAAAGATCACTCAGGAGGAAGTAGTAAGAGCAAAATCAGAGGACAGAAAAGTTTAAATTCAGACTTGGATCATCAAACATCCTGCTGCATGGGAAGTCAGACAAGGGTTAAAGAAACCAAACATTCCAAGAAAACTCAAGAGGTAAAATCTGATGACCTCTTTAGCTCAAGCTGGGCTACAATTGAAGATGAGAAAAATAGTCTAATAGAAACCATATTATGTCAGCTCAATTGTTTGCAGGATTTACAGGCACAGATAGCATGGATAGACAACCAGATTTTTGAGCTTGAGGAAACGCAGAGGGCCAAAAAAGCTGAACAGGAAGCCCAGCAGAGAATAGCTCAGGAGCAGATAGAGCAGATTCAGTTTTGGGAGAATGAATTAAAGGCAGAGGTAGGGCATGAGAAGGATTTGCAATGTCGGTTCCTTGAGATGAAGGCAAAGGCTATGGAGTGCAAGCCCAAATTGGAGGAGTACAAGCGCAAACTTCAGGGGCTTGATTTCTTTGCCTCTCAAAACATTGTTCAAGATTCAGAGATGGTTTCAAAAGTTGGTGCAAGTTCAACAACTGCCACAACTGCCACTGGGATTTCAGCTATTTCAACTCAGGATCTAAAGTGGCAACAATCTGATCCAGATGGGGATGTAAATATTAACAGGAAGCCTCCACCCAGAGAAGACTTGAACCCTCCTCATGCTCTAGTTGCACCAAACCAGATAAAGGAGCGACGGGCGACAGGTCCCACTGAGCTGAGGGAGTGGTGGACACGCTGGTCTGAAGCCCGAAACTCTAAATCACAGACTAAACAGAAGGTGATTCACCGCTCTGAGCTCACTATATATCTGGGCAGTACCAAGGTTTAG